In Burkholderia pseudomultivorans, the DNA window CGACGCGCACCCGCAATACGCCGTCGACATGGCACGCGCCCGCGAGCGGCAGGCCCGCGCGGCGCCACGCGGCGACGCGCTGCACGGCGTCGTCCGCATCGAGCGCCAGCGCGAGGTCGCAGGTCGCGCGCGGCTTCGGCAGCACCTTCAGTGAGACCTCGGTCACCACGCCGAGACAGCCGAAGCTGCCGGCGAGCAGGCGCGACACGTCGTAGCCGGCGACGTTCTTCATCACCTCGCCGCCGAAGCGCAGGTGCTTCGCCTCGCCCGTGATCACGCGGCAGCCGAGCACGAAGTCGCGCACCGCGCCGGCCCACGGACGGCGCGGGCCCGACAGCGCGGCCGCGAACATCCCGCCGACCGTCGCCGCGCCGTCGAACGACGGCGGCTCGCACGGCAGCATCTGCCCGGCTGCGTCGAGCGCGGCTTCCAGATCGACGAGCGGCGTGCCCGCGCGCGCGGTGACGACGAGCTCGGTCGGGTCGTAGCCGACGATGCCGCGATGCGCGCGCGTGTCGAGCGTGCGGCCCGCGGGTTCGGCGGTGCGGCCGAGAAACGCCTTCGTGCCGCCGCCGCGGATCTGCAGCGGCTGGCGATCGTGGATCACGGCGGCGACCTGGGCGATCAGCGCCGCGCTGTCGTCGATCGATTCGAATTCGCGTCGCATCAGAAGCGCTCCAGTTCGGGAAACGGCAGCTTGCCGTGATGGACGTGCA includes these proteins:
- the glcE gene encoding glycolate oxidase subunit GlcE, which gives rise to MRREFESIDDSAALIAQVAAVIHDRQPLQIRGGGTKAFLGRTAEPAGRTLDTRAHRGIVGYDPTELVVTARAGTPLVDLEAALDAAGQMLPCEPPSFDGAATVGGMFAAALSGPRRPWAGAVRDFVLGCRVITGEAKHLRFGGEVMKNVAGYDVSRLLAGSFGCLGVVTEVSLKVLPKPRATCDLALALDADDAVQRVAAWRRAGLPLAGACHVDGVLRVRVEGGTGSVRAARDTIGGDRADDDAFWSRLRDLALPFFDDPRPLWRVSVPAAAPLDTLPGARLVDWGGAQRWLKTDAAPADVQRFAAQAGGHATCFTRGVTDAPFQPLPPALLRVHRQLKAQLDPHAIFNPGRLYAEF